From the genome of Haloferax sp. Atlit-12N:
CGGCGGCGACGCGCTTGCGGGCGGTCTCGACGGCGGCCGGCGGCTCCAGCGGGCCGAACTCGTTGGTCGCGTTCATCTTGAGCGCCGTGTACCCCTGGTCGCGCCGCTGAATCGCCTCTTTGGCGACTTCTTCCGGCGTCTCGCCGCCGACCCACTGGTGGACGGGCATCCGGTCGCGGACGTGGCCGCCGAGGAGGTCGTACACCGGTGCGTCGTAGTGCTTGCCCTTGATATCCCACAGCGCGTGGTCGATGCCGGACAGCGCGCTCATGAGGACCGGCCCACCGCGATAGTACCCGCTTTGGTACAGCTTTCGCCAATGATACTCGGTCCGAAGCGGGTCTTCGCCCAACAGGTACACCTCCACGAGTTCCTCCACCGCGGCCCGGACCGTCCGAAGGCGACCCTGCACGATGGGCTCACCCCAGCCGACGAGGCCGTCGCTCGTCTCTAATTTGAGCAGGAGCCACCGCGGAGGCACCGCAAACAGTTCGTAGTCCGTGATGTGCATGGTCGCACAACCCGGAGAAGCTACTTCAATTGAAGGGAGGAGTGTCCGATTGACGGCGGGGCCGTGAGCGTGAGGCTGGTCGATATCGGGGCGAGCGTGGTCAGTCCGCCTCCGCGTTCGCGTTCGTAAGCGGGTCCGAGAGCGCACTTTTCGCGTCGTCGGTGAGTTCTCGTTGGTGAATCGTCTCGCCGGTCTGGGTGTCGAACAGGTGGACGTCCGTCGCCGGGGCGTGCGCGTACAACCGTTCGCCTTCGCTGATGGGTTGTTGTCCGTCGACTTCGACGACGAACGTCTCGTCGTGAGACGCCGCGACCGACCGGACGTACACGTACGAGACGCTGCCCATCGGTTCGACGACATCGACGACGACCTCGAAGCCGTTGTCCGTGGGCGCTTCGGAGAGGGTGTAGTCTTCCGGGCGCGCGCCCAGAGTCACCGCGGTCCGGTCGCCGACGTTCGCCCGCATGCGTTCCGAGAGGTCGTACTCGAAGCCGTCGGCGACGAGCGTGCCGTCTGCGACCTCGCCCTCGAAGAAATTCATCGACGGCGACCCGATGAAGCCGGCGACGAACCGGTTTGCCGGGCGGTAGAAACACTCCAGCGGCGTGCCGACCTGCTGGAGTTCGCCGTAGTTGAGGACGACGAGGCGGTCGCCCATCGTCATCGCCTCCGTCTGGTCGTGCGTGACGTACAGCGTCGTCACGCCGAGGTCGTTCTGGAGGCGATTGATTTCGGTGCGCATCGTCGTCCGGAGCTTCGCGTCGAGGTTCGACAGCGGCTCGTCCATCAGGAACACGTTCGGGTCGCGGACGATGGCGCGACCGAGCGCGACGCGCTGTTGCTGGCCGCCCGAGAGTTCGCCGGGCGTGTTGTCCAACAGCGACTCGATACCCATCATCTCGGCCGTCTCGGTCACCGTCGCTTCGATTTCGTCGGCCGAGAGGTCGGTCGACATCTTGAGCCCGAACGACATGTTCTCCTCGACGGTCATGTTCGGGTACAGCGCGTAGTTCTGGAACACCATCGCGATGTCCCGCGCACGCGGGCCGAGCTGATTGACGATTTGGTCGCCGATGGACACGTCGCCCTCGGTCTGCGTTTCGAGGCCGGCGACCATCCGCATGAGCGTGGACTTCCCGCTCCCGGACGGGCCGACGAAGACGACGAACTCGCCGTCTTCGATGTCGAGCGATACGTCGTCGACGGCGACGACCGCGTCGCCACCGTCGCCGAACTCCTTCGTTACGTCGTCTAGGGTGATACTGGCCATGAGTGTGTCTCCGTGTTCGTGGTGCGGCTGTCTGCCCCCGCCGCGTGG
Proteins encoded in this window:
- a CDS encoding ABC transporter ATP-binding protein: MASITLDDVTKEFGDGGDAVVAVDDVSLDIEDGEFVVFVGPSGSGKSTLMRMVAGLETQTEGDVSIGDQIVNQLGPRARDIAMVFQNYALYPNMTVEENMSFGLKMSTDLSADEIEATVTETAEMMGIESLLDNTPGELSGGQQQRVALGRAIVRDPNVFLMDEPLSNLDAKLRTTMRTEINRLQNDLGVTTLYVTHDQTEAMTMGDRLVVLNYGELQQVGTPLECFYRPANRFVAGFIGSPSMNFFEGEVADGTLVADGFEYDLSERMRANVGDRTAVTLGARPEDYTLSEAPTDNGFEVVVDVVEPMGSVSYVYVRSVAASHDETFVVEVDGQQPISEGERLYAHAPATDVHLFDTQTGETIHQRELTDDAKSALSDPLTNANAEAD